The Psychrobacter sp. P11G3 genomic interval GCTGCCAGATCGTACTTGGCCAAGCAAAACGATTGAGAAGTCACCGATATGGGCAAGTGTGGATCTGCGTGATGGTAACCAAGCACTGATTGATCCGATGACCATTGAACAAAAAATGCGCTTTTTTAAGACCTTAGTAGATGTTGGTTTTAAAGAGATTGAGATTGGTTTTCCATCAGCGGCGCAGGTAGAGTTTGACTTTGCGCGTAAGCTTATTGAAGAAAACCACGTACCTGAAGATGTAACGCTACAAGTATTGGTACAAGCGCGCGAGCATTTGATTGCCCGTACTTTCGAATCATTGAAAGGTGCTAAACGTGCGGTTGTCCATGTCTATAACTCAACCAGCCGTGTACAACGTGAAAAAGTCTATGGCAAAGATAAAGCTGAAATCAAAGAGATTGCTATTGCAGGTGCCAAGCTATTACAAGAATATGCAGCAAAGTACCCTGAGACAGATTGGGTATTTCAGTACTCGCCAGAGAGCTTTAGCCAGACAGAGACTGAATATGCCGTAGAGGTTTGCGATGCAGTGTGTGAGGTGTGGCAACCACAGCAGGGTCAGGAAGTTATTTTTAATTTGCCAGCGACGGTTGAGGCTTCTATGCCCAATGTCTTTGCTGATCAAGTAGAATATTTCTGCCGCAATCTAGCGCAGCGTGAGCATGTGATTGTGAGCTTGCATACCCATAATGACCGTGGCTGTGCGGTAGCAGCAGCTGAATTGGGCGTGCTTGCAGGTGCGGATCGTATCGAAGGCACATTGCTTGGTAACGGTGAGCGTACAGGCAACATGGATATCATGGTCATGGCCATGAACTTATTTAGCCAAGGTATCGATCCTGAGCTTGATTTTAGCAATATGAGCGAAATCGTACAGGTGGTGAGCGAATGCAATAACCTACCATTGCACCCACGTCATCCTTATGTAGGCGAGTTGGTCTTCACGGCATTTAGTGGCTCACATCAAGATGCTATCAAAAAATCTCTTGATTACAATGAAAGCAATCAGAGCGAAACGGATAATGTCTGGGACGTGGCTTATCTACCCATCGATCCTGCGCATATTGGCCGTAGCTACCAAGATGTGGTACGTATCAATAGCCAGTCGGGCAAAGGCGGTGTCGCATATATCTTGCAGCGTAATTACGGTTTCAACTTACCACGTTGGATGCAGATTGACTTTAGCCGTGTGGTACAAAAGCAAGCTGAAGCAGCGGCACGAGAATTGCAGAATGATGAAATCTTGCAGACCTTTGAAGATACTTACTTGCAGCAGGGTAAGTTTGAACTACTAGACTATAGCGTCAACAATAAAGGCGGCGCGGTTTACTTTAGTGGTCAGGTGCAGATGAATAGCGATACCATTGATATTGATGGCACGGGTAACGGCCCATTATCATCGTTTATTGACGGACTTGCACAGCATACGGGCAAATCACTACATATTATTAACTATGCAGAGCATGCGATTAACCCGCATCATAACAGCGGTAATGGTATCGATGATGATACCAATAGTGATAACAAAACCAATGCCAACGCTGCCGCTTATATACAGCTTAATGTTGATGGTGAGGTGTATTCAGGCATCGGTACTTGCAGCAGTACGGTGTCAGCCATGCTAAAAGGGGCGTTATCAGCCTTTGCTCAAGCGCTAAATACAGAAGCTGCTTAGTGTCAAGTAGTCATTAATATCACGCAAAATCCTGTATGCTAATAACGCCATCGCTTCTTGTCTCTAGCAAGTAAAGCGATGGCGTTATTTTTTGCTATAAATACCTGCGCCATTTCAACTATAGATTTATGAGCAATAGCATAATGTTACTTGTGTTTTTAGTGTCTAAGACTTACGCTAATGTATATATTAAAATATTATAAATAAAAGGTTAATTATGGAACCTATTTCATTTGCTTCATTCACGCTAGCATCTATTTTGGCTTCGTTGCCTGCGAACGGTGAGGCTACCAAGCCGACCATTACCACTCATATTAGTCCAGCCATCGCTGGACAGTGGGAAATAGACTTGGACAGCAGCGCTCATTCTACTCAGGCCATGATGACCAAGGAAGCGGAAGCTAACCAGTCGGCAAATACTGCGCAACAGCCTAGCAATGTAGAGCCTAAAGTGATGACAGGTATGGACGGCGGCGTCCTGACTCAAAGTGAAGAGCGGGTTCTAAACATTCAACCAACTACTAGTAAAAACTTACTTGCGTCAGTTGGTCAGTTTAACCAGTGCCGCGAGCTATATAACTTTAGTGCGGATAATGAGATGTGGTCTGTCAGTGGCAAAGAGTGGACATACGGCCGCTATCTGGTCACCCACCGTGAAGAAGGGCTGCCAGTTATTGCGATCAAGACCGTTTATGATAATAATGAAGTAGATTGCTCAGGCAATCAGATCGACCAGACTGATGAAGCATTAATTGCATTTATCAATCATGATGGCAACCAGATGCAATGGTGCGCTGATCCTGATGGTAACGAATGCTTTATGAACTTCAATAGAGTGTTGCCATAATTAGATATGCTCGTTGTACTTTATGTATGATTGACAGCTTATTGATGACATAAAAAAACCGCTATATTAATAGCGGTTTTTTATGTGCTGTTTTAATTAAACTTAGCGAATTCTATAAGTATTTTAGCCTACGAGTCTTTTTTGGCTTTATTCGCAGTCAGCAGCTCTCTTTCGAGATAGTGAATATTTTGCGCTTCACGAGTAAAGTTATCATCCGCCAAAATCACATCACGATGCAAAGGAATATTGGTTTTGATACCTTCGATAATCAGCTCATCAAGGGCATGTACTGTCTTAGCAATAGCTTGCTGACGAGTTTGACCGTGACAGATCAATTTGCCAATTAATGAATCATAATAGGTCGGTATCTCATAGCCAGGGTATAGATGCGAGTCAAAGCGAATACCAGAACCACTTGGCGTAAACAGTTGGCTGATAGTGCCCGGGCAGGGTACAAACGTCGCTGCATCTTCGGCATTGATACGACATTCGATCGCATGACCTTGGATCTCAATCTCGCTTTGGCGATAAGACAGACCGTAACCAGCTGCGATTTTGAGCTGCTCGACGACAACATCAATACCAGTAATCATCTCAGTCACTGGATGCTCAACCTGTACACGAGTGTTCATTTCAATAAAGAAAAACTCGTTATTTTCAAACAGGAACTCAAACGTACCAGCACCGCGATATTTAACAAGCTCACAAGCTTTTACGCACGCCTTTAAGATTGGCTCACGTACATCATCTGGGATGTCAGGTGCAGGTGCTTCTTCTAGGACTTTTTGATGGCGACGCTGCAATGAGCAATCACGATCATATAGATGGATAGCATTACCATTACCATCGCCTAGTACCTGTACTTCTACGTGGCGCGGGTTTTGTAGATATCGCTCCATATAGACAGTGTCGTCACCGAACCATAGCTCAGCTTCTTGTTTGGCCGCTTGTACTTGACCAATTAGTTCGTCAAAGCGTTCAACCACACGCATACCACGTCCACCGCCGCCAGAAGCCGCTTTAATCAATAGTGGGAAGCCAATATTGCGTGCTTGCTCTTCAGCATTGTGCAAGGTCACAGCGCCAACTGAACCAGGTACAGTTGGTACGCCAGCTTTTTTCATGGCGTTAATGGCAGAAACTTTGTTGCCCATAAGGCGAATATGATCAGCATTAGGACCAACGAAGGTCAATCCTGCTTCTTCTACTTGTTCAGCAAATTCGGCATTCTCAGACAAAAAGCCATAACCGGGATGGATAGCATCTGCACCAGTGATTTCAGCAGCGGTTAAGATGGTATTGATATCAAGGTAGCTTTGGTTAGCATTAGGCTTGCCAATACAAATTGCCTCATCAACAAAGCGCAAGTGCATCAAGTTGGCATCAGCAGTAGAGTAGACACCTACTGTTTCGATACCTAGCGCTTTACAAGCGCGGACGATGCGCAGGGCAATTTCACCTCTGTTGGCAATGAGCAATTTTTTTATCATGGGTTCATCCTTGTCGAAGCGTCAGTCATTGACTGAGTTTCGATACATAGCATCATTTTGTTTAGCATTGACGCGGTATATATACCAAAAGTCAGCCATAATGAAATAAAGTATGGCAAATATCGTTACGCTTTATAGCGTATGACAGGTTGACCGAACTGTACGACTTCAGAGTTATCTACCAAGATTTCGTCAACAATACCACTTTGAGTCGCTTCAAGCGGGTTCATGATTTTCATGGCTTCGATGATACCTAAAGTATCGCCTGCCTGAACCTTTTGACCGACTTTTACAAATGGTGGGTCATTAGGGCTTGGTGCTGAATAGAAAACACCAACCATTGGCGAAGACTCAACGCTACCCGCTTTTTCTGCAGGTTTGCCTTCAACAGCGGCAGCAGGAGCAGCGCTCGCAGCTGGGGCAGCCATCATAGTTGGTGCAGGCACGTCATAGTGACGAGTTAAGCTAATATGCTCGTCGTCAGAACTGATTTCTAAATTAACCAGTTCACTTTCTTCCATAAGGGCGATGAGGGTGCGTATTTTTTCAATATCCATAGTTTTTATCTGGCCTTGTACTAAATTCGAGAAATAGTGTAACTAAATATTGTCTAATTAATTGCTAATGATACCTAGATTCAGGGCAATGAGCAATCAATGTACAGTTGTTAACTGAGAATTTTTACATATTTTGACGTAAGCCATCTTTTTAGCAAGAAAATATCCACGATTTTTCATAGTCTGTATGATCAAATGACGCTAATAATGATTATAAAATTCAATCCATAAGCAATTTGCTTAACCCCATAGCACAGTTAAGCGTTTTTGCTGATAGCGTAGACGCAAAGTAAGTAAAATAGATGATAAGAATAAACCTGTAATCAACGCCATCCAAAACCCTTGTGCACCAACGTCAGTGAAACGCACTAAATAGACGCCAAGTGGTAGGGCCACTAACCAATAGCAGAAGAGCGTTACCCACATCGGTATGGTGGTGTCTTGCATGCCGCGCAATATACCAGCGACGTTAACCTGCCAGCCATCAAATAACTGATAGGCGAGTGCAAAGATAAGCAAATGCATAGACTGGGCTCTGACCTCTGGGTTATCCGTGAATGCTGCTGCCAGTTCTGGTCTGAATAGCCATATCCCAACCATACAGGTCAAAGCGATCAATACCGTCCATACCAGTCCGGTAGCTTGCACTTGGCGCAGTGCTAATAGGTTTTTTTGACCAAATCGATTGGAGACCATGATAGTGAGCGCCATGGCAACAGATATCGGTATCATAAATAGCTGTGAGGTCACTGACAGCGCCACTTGATGCGATGCTGTTGCCAGCTCTCCTAATGGACTGATAACGAGTGCGCCTAAGCTAAATAAACTGGCTTCAAAGAAGATAGAGATGCCAATAGGAATACCAAGTTTCAACAGCTTTTTAATCTGTGTACGATTGGGGCTAGAGAAGCCATAAAAAAATCGCGTACTTACAAATTCGCGACGTTTCGTGAAGCTAGTATAGGCTGCAAGCAATAGGACATTTATCCATAAGACCAATGCTGTCGCCACCCCGCAGCCTGCACCGCCCATTTCTGGCATCCCAAATAACCCATGAATAAAAATATAGTTCAAAGGAATATCTGCGAGTAGGCCAATGATACTAATGACAGTCACAGGCTCAGGACGACCCAATGCCTCACAATAACTGCGCAGGACGGCATATACAGCGAGCGCTGGGAAACCAAATGAGACACCATGTAAATACTGTGTCGCTATCGGCTGAATGTTTTCTGGGACACCCATAATGCCAAGGACATTGGGAGCCAAATTGACAATGATAAAACCGATAATGCCAATGACACCTGCGGTCCATAAGGACTGCTGCGTGATATGCGGTACTTGCCCGTGTTGGTCTTGACCAATCGCTTCACCAATCAGAGGCGTGGTTGCGATAAGCACACCTGTGGCCAATAAAAACAGCGGCAGCCAAATACCAGAGCCAACGGCTACCGCAGCCAAATCAAGCGCCGAAACTTGACCTGCCATGATGGCATCGACCACGCCAAGTGCGGCTTGGCAAAACTGAGTAATTAAGATAGGGAGGGCAAGTACGCCTAAACGTAAGCTATAGCTTTTAAAATCTTTGAAAGACAATGGAAAAACCATGGTAAGCAACTTTTTATTCTTTGCGGTAATTGTTATTAAGGTAGTTATTTTTAATAAACAAACACTGCTATCAATCGACTAAGGTTGACGCAGCGAGGAGAGTAGTGCCGACGATAATACTCCGATAAATAATATGAGCAAGCTTATAATGTTGCATGAATAGATAGGCAGAGTATGAAAATAAAAGTAAAGACACTAAAATAAAAATAACCCGTCGATCCAAGTAGTGGATTGACAGGTCATATACATAGTAAGATGGTAAAGAAGCCACACTATGATGTCAACGCTTTAGCACCGCTATGTAAGTATTAATCTTAGGTTTTTTGTACTCTATTTTATAGTTGATGGACAACAGCCAATAGCCAATAGCTCAGAGATGATTTAATAAGTTTACTCCGGCAACAACTCAAGTGTCTCCACCATGTCCATAATTGCTCGCCAATGTTTGGGCTCTAATGGAATCACTGTTAATTGCTGACAGCCTTTTCTAAGTAATAAAGAATCTTCCAAAGTTGGCAAGAATTTTAACTCTGATAGTGGCAACACCTCTGTAAAAGCTTGCTCAAAAGCAAGATCAACCATATACCAACGAGGTGCATCTTCGGTCGCAATAGGATCATAATGACGATGCTCAGGGTGAAACTGAGTAGGATCAGGATACCCTGCTGTAGTAACTGTCATAATACCAGCGACTCCAGACGGCTTGGCGCTAGAGTGATAAAAGAATACCTTGTCGCCAACTTTCATATCATCACGCATAAAGTTACGTGCGCGGTAGTTGCGAACGCCGTCCCAACCGTCGGTGCCCAGGCGCTGCAAGTCTTCAATACCAAAAAATTTAGGGTTGGATTTCATTAACCAATACGCCATATATTTGTCCTTTGATCTTTTATTTATTTTTCAATTTGTTCTTAAAATTATCAGAGTTAGTTTCTATTGACTCACTCTCAAACCCGTTTTTAATATTTTCTGTTCTTAGTAGAGGCTGTTTTTAACAGACCCTCTATATACTGCCCATAAGTTGCCATGGTGAATAGGACGTTTCTACGTGTTTTTGTTAATAGTTTTATGATAGATAGGCTTTTCTTTATCTCATCTAGTCGCTATCCTAGCGTTACTTTTGATATCGATCATCATTGCTCACTACAAAATAAGTTTATTTATGCCCAAAGTGAATACAGACAGTATGCCAAACGAACTAAATACGTTAAGTCTTACTGAACCAACAATGGATACTATCGAGGTCGATGTGACTGACATTCCATTGTCTCTTTACATACACATTCCGTGGTGTGTGAAGAAGTGTCCTTATTGCGATTTTAATTCGCATGAGCTACCGATAGACAGTGAGCTATCCATGTATGAGGAATACGTCGATGCATTACTGTTAGATGCCGCAATGCAGCAACCTTTAACTCAGGGCCGAAAAATTGGTTCGATATTTATCGGTGGTGGTACGCCGTCTTTGTTACCCATTGCTCAGTATCAGCGATTGTTCTCTGGGTTACGTACATGTTTTGAATTTGCAGAAGACATCGAAGTGACGATGGAAGCCAATCCCGGCACACTTGAGCATGCACCATTTGCTCAGTATTTAGAGGTTGGTATCAATCGTTTGTCTATCGGCGTACAGAGCTTTGCCGCTGATAAGCTAAAGGTACTGGGGCGTATCCATGATCCTGTACAAGCGTTATCAGCAATTCGCGCTGCCAAAGCGGCTGGATTTGCACGGGTCAACGTCGACCTGATGCACGGTCTACCGCAGCAAACCATGAATGAAGCGCTAGAAGATATCCAAATGGCGCATGATGCTGGCGCAACGCACATCTCTTGGTATCAACTGACTATTGAGCCAAATACCGTGTTTTACCGTAGCCAGCCTATTTTACCCGATGAAGACAATTTGGCAGATATTGAACAAGCAGGTCAGTCGTTATTACAGCAATTAGGCTATCGCAATTATGAGGTGTCTGCGTGGGCAGGCGAGTCAGATAAACCATGTCGTCATAATATCAACTATTGGCAGTTTGGCGATTATCTAGCCATTGGCGCTGGGGCACATGGTAAAGTGACGATTGGTCGTAACGATAGCAATGGTAGTAACTCGTCAGACGTAAAAGATAAAATGGAAGATGACTTGTTAGTAGTGTCAGGTATCTATCGCTTTAGCAAATCGCGTTTGCCAAAAGATTATGTAGTAATAAATCCAGATACCACGAAGATGTCTGAGATACGCCAAATCATACCAAAAATGGTTGGCTGGCAAGCGATTGATCAAGAAGAGTTAGTGAGCGAGTTTATGCTAAATGCACTGCGCTTACATGGCGGCGTCGCTTGGTCACTGTTTGAAGAGAGAACTGGATTAACCCTTGATAGTATTGCTGAACAAGTAAACAGTTTGGTCAAACAAGGATTGTTGGTAGATAGTGATACGCAGTTGCAACCGACCGTATTAGGACAGCGTTATCTCAATCAGATATTACGCGCGTTTTTATAAAAGCTTGCTTGAGCGATTGTTTAATAACAGCGAAGTAAGAACACAAAAAAGGCTTATCAAATGAATGATAAGCCCTTTTGAAAATCTAAAAAAAGCAGACCTTAGATTTTGTTTTGTACTTCTTGTGCGCCGCCAGTTACAGCATCACCAGCGCTTGATACGTCTTGGCCAAAGCCTTTGAACGTGTTGCAACCAGTTAGAACGAACATAGCAGTTAAAGATGCGATGATTACTTTTTTCATAATAGTATCCTCAAAGATAAATGAATGGTTATAAATAACAACAGTGACGCTAAGCATCGTGCTTAAGCTTCACTGAAGGGGTATTGGATGAGACAGTCATACATAAATGCTATCGCGTTATCCATTACAGACATCATAGTGAAAGTTAAAAACGCTGCACAGTATCAAAATGTAATTATTGGCAGTAAACTGTAACTTTCGATTACCTACCGCTCATAAATTTAAATAATAGAGCGCTGAATATTTGCGGAGTAAGAATGACCATTCATATCGTGTTAGTAGCACCAAAAATGCCGAGCAACACTGGCAATATTATTCGACTGTGTGCCAATAGCGGCGCACAGCTACATTTAGTCAGACCGTTAGGGTTTGAGCTTGATGATAAAAAGCTACGCCGCGCAGGCCTGGATTATCACGAATATGCCCATCTGCAAGTGCATGATGATTGGACGGCCGCGAGGCAAGCGCTAAAAGCCACTGACTGCCATGTGGTTACCGCATTGACAACCAAGCTAAGCAAACCGTTCTACGATTATGATTTTGGTAAAAACTCGGACTCTGAAGCATCTAATAAAGCTGCCATGCCCAATATTGCGCTAGTCTTTGGCTCTGAGACGGCAGGTCTATCAGATGATATACGTGAAGATATCGGTGCTGATAATTGGCTAAGACTGCCCATGCTGGCTGACTCGCGTAGTTTGAACTTATCAAATAGCGTAGCTATTTGTTTGTACGAAATATGGCGACAGCAAGGATTTGCAGGCGATGAAGGTCGTAGCATTGGTTATGAGACATTAACAGTCTACGACCCAAAATAGCGATTCTACCAAGCAATAGCTATAGACTTAGAAATATTTGCGTACTTAATGAGCAGTAAAGTATTAGATACTGCTCATGTACATATGATGATTTTCTAGTGAGACATCGATCATATTTTATCGTCTATAAAGTACTTACAAACAGTTTGGGGGTTTGGGTAATCCTGCCAAGCGATTGACGTGACGCGCGACCAAACCTGTATTAAACAATTGCTGTAGCTTTTGATTGCTAATATCGAGTTCTGGCAAAGTCTTTTGTAGCCATTTGATTAGTGGACGGGTTGCTGGCGCGTGATTAAATTTATCAAAAAACGCGCGCACTTGTTGCAAAATTTCTAAATGCTCATCGCTTAGATTGACCTCTAGTGTGTCTGCCAATTGCTGCGCGATAACAGGTGTCCAAATCGTATGGTCACACAGATGGCCGTCTTGATCCAATTCGATATCAGCCGCTGATAACGCAGCGTTGTGAGTGGTCATGTCATTACTCATA includes:
- a CDS encoding tRNA (cytidine(34)-2'-O)-methyltransferase, translating into MTIHIVLVAPKMPSNTGNIIRLCANSGAQLHLVRPLGFELDDKKLRRAGLDYHEYAHLQVHDDWTAARQALKATDCHVVTALTTKLSKPFYDYDFGKNSDSEASNKAAMPNIALVFGSETAGLSDDIREDIGADNWLRLPMLADSRSLNLSNSVAICLYEIWRQQGFAGDEGRSIGYETLTVYDPK
- a CDS encoding TusE/DsrC/DsvC family sulfur relay protein, producing MTTHNAALSAADIELDQDGHLCDHTIWTPVIAQQLADTLEVNLSDEHLEILQQVRAFFDKFNHAPATRPLIKWLQKTLPELDISNQKLQQLFNTGLVARHVNRLAGLPKPPNCL
- the accB gene encoding acetyl-CoA carboxylase biotin carboxyl carrier protein, which gives rise to MDIEKIRTLIALMEESELVNLEISSDDEHISLTRHYDVPAPTMMAAPAASAAPAAAVEGKPAEKAGSVESSPMVGVFYSAPSPNDPPFVKVGQKVQAGDTLGIIEAMKIMNPLEATQSGIVDEILVDNSEVVQFGQPVIRYKA
- a CDS encoding EVE domain-containing protein, which gives rise to MAYWLMKSNPKFFGIEDLQRLGTDGWDGVRNYRARNFMRDDMKVGDKVFFYHSSAKPSGVAGIMTVTTAGYPDPTQFHPEHRHYDPIATEDAPRWYMVDLAFEQAFTEVLPLSELKFLPTLEDSLLLRKGCQQLTVIPLEPKHWRAIMDMVETLELLPE
- the leuA gene encoding 2-isopropylmalate synthase, whose translation is MSDQATHTAATGTAKITPKSAAFDFRKYRPFAFAPSLPDRTWPSKTIEKSPIWASVDLRDGNQALIDPMTIEQKMRFFKTLVDVGFKEIEIGFPSAAQVEFDFARKLIEENHVPEDVTLQVLVQAREHLIARTFESLKGAKRAVVHVYNSTSRVQREKVYGKDKAEIKEIAIAGAKLLQEYAAKYPETDWVFQYSPESFSQTETEYAVEVCDAVCEVWQPQQGQEVIFNLPATVEASMPNVFADQVEYFCRNLAQREHVIVSLHTHNDRGCAVAAAELGVLAGADRIEGTLLGNGERTGNMDIMVMAMNLFSQGIDPELDFSNMSEIVQVVSECNNLPLHPRHPYVGELVFTAFSGSHQDAIKKSLDYNESNQSETDNVWDVAYLPIDPAHIGRSYQDVVRINSQSGKGGVAYILQRNYGFNLPRWMQIDFSRVVQKQAEAAARELQNDEILQTFEDTYLQQGKFELLDYSVNNKGGAVYFSGQVQMNSDTIDIDGTGNGPLSSFIDGLAQHTGKSLHIINYAEHAINPHHNSGNGIDDDTNSDNKTNANAAAYIQLNVDGEVYSGIGTCSSTVSAMLKGALSAFAQALNTEAA
- a CDS encoding MATE family efflux transporter — its product is MVFPLSFKDFKSYSLRLGVLALPILITQFCQAALGVVDAIMAGQVSALDLAAVAVGSGIWLPLFLLATGVLIATTPLIGEAIGQDQHGQVPHITQQSLWTAGVIGIIGFIIVNLAPNVLGIMGVPENIQPIATQYLHGVSFGFPALAVYAVLRSYCEALGRPEPVTVISIIGLLADIPLNYIFIHGLFGMPEMGGAGCGVATALVLWINVLLLAAYTSFTKRREFVSTRFFYGFSSPNRTQIKKLLKLGIPIGISIFFEASLFSLGALVISPLGELATASHQVALSVTSQLFMIPISVAMALTIMVSNRFGQKNLLALRQVQATGLVWTVLIALTCMVGIWLFRPELAAAFTDNPEVRAQSMHLLIFALAYQLFDGWQVNVAGILRGMQDTTIPMWVTLFCYWLVALPLGVYLVRFTDVGAQGFWMALITGLFLSSILLTLRLRYQQKRLTVLWG
- a CDS encoding entericidin A/B family lipoprotein, which translates into the protein MKKVIIASLTAMFVLTGCNTFKGFGQDVSSAGDAVTGGAQEVQNKI
- the accC gene encoding acetyl-CoA carboxylase biotin carboxylase subunit, with protein sequence MIKKLLIANRGEIALRIVRACKALGIETVGVYSTADANLMHLRFVDEAICIGKPNANQSYLDINTILTAAEITGADAIHPGYGFLSENAEFAEQVEEAGLTFVGPNADHIRLMGNKVSAINAMKKAGVPTVPGSVGAVTLHNAEEQARNIGFPLLIKAASGGGGRGMRVVERFDELIGQVQAAKQEAELWFGDDTVYMERYLQNPRHVEVQVLGDGNGNAIHLYDRDCSLQRRHQKVLEEAPAPDIPDDVREPILKACVKACELVKYRGAGTFEFLFENNEFFFIEMNTRVQVEHPVTEMITGIDVVVEQLKIAAGYGLSYRQSEIEIQGHAIECRINAEDAATFVPCPGTISQLFTPSGSGIRFDSHLYPGYEIPTYYDSLIGKLICHGQTRQQAIAKTVHALDELIIEGIKTNIPLHRDVILADDNFTREAQNIHYLERELLTANKAKKDS
- the hemW gene encoding radical SAM family heme chaperone HemW gives rise to the protein MDTIEVDVTDIPLSLYIHIPWCVKKCPYCDFNSHELPIDSELSMYEEYVDALLLDAAMQQPLTQGRKIGSIFIGGGTPSLLPIAQYQRLFSGLRTCFEFAEDIEVTMEANPGTLEHAPFAQYLEVGINRLSIGVQSFAADKLKVLGRIHDPVQALSAIRAAKAAGFARVNVDLMHGLPQQTMNEALEDIQMAHDAGATHISWYQLTIEPNTVFYRSQPILPDEDNLADIEQAGQSLLQQLGYRNYEVSAWAGESDKPCRHNINYWQFGDYLAIGAGAHGKVTIGRNDSNGSNSSDVKDKMEDDLLVVSGIYRFSKSRLPKDYVVINPDTTKMSEIRQIIPKMVGWQAIDQEELVSEFMLNALRLHGGVAWSLFEERTGLTLDSIAEQVNSLVKQGLLVDSDTQLQPTVLGQRYLNQILRAFL